Below is a genomic region from Sphingopyxis terrae subsp. terrae NBRC 15098.
TGACGGGCTTCATCGTCACGCCGGTCACCTTGCCGTCGGCGTCGAGCGCGAAGGTCACATAGGCGGGCTCGATCGCGGGATCGTCGAATTCGGTGACGAAGCTGTCATACTGCCAATGCTTGAGCCGCCCCGCCATGCGCGGGGTCGAGGTGAAGTCGATCGTCAGCCCCTTCGCCCCGTCGGCGATCACGACATCGCCGTACCACGGATCGCGATAGCGCCCCGCATAGCCCGCGGGCTTCAGCGACGGGCCGACCTTCGCCGGCGATGCCTTCGCCTGTTTCAGATAATCGACGCCGCCCGCCAGCCGAGCCTCGAACCAGTCCTGCCATTTGGTCGTCCAGCCATAATCGGGTGCCCCGAGATAATGGTCGAGCAGCTCGTAGGTCAGCCCCAGGATCATCCCGCTGTCCTCGCTGTTCATCATGATCGCAAAGCCGACATTCTTGTCGGGAATCATCACGACGCGCGTGATCGAACCGAACACGCCGCCGCTGTGCTGGATGATGCGGTGGCCGCGATAATCCTGCACCTGCCAGCCGAGCGCATAGGCCTGCTGCATCGGCTGCGCGGGTTTCAGGCTGTCGGGCAGTTCGGTGATCGGCATCGGCGTTACCGGGGTCCACATCTGCTTCGCTTGTTCCTCGCTGAACAGCCGTCCGCCGCCCGGCAGCGCGCCATGCGCAAGCTGGATCTTCAGCCACGCCGCCATATCGTCGGCGCTCAGCGCCAGTCCGCCCGCGGGCGCCCCGTTGCGGCCGAGCTCGTCGCGTTCGTCGAGCGCCTGCTGCGGCCCCAGCCCGCGCAGCGCCCCCGACAGGCGCGCATGCGGCCACGAGCGGTTGGGGATACGGAAGCGGTCTTCGCTATCGCTCGTCGCATTCTTCATGCCGCCGGCGCGCAGCACATGCTCGCGGATGAAATCCTCCCAGCGCTGGCCGGTCACCTCCTCGATCAACTGCCCGGCAACGGCATAGAGGATATTGTCATAGGCATAGGCCGAGCGGAAACTCGTCTTGGGCTTGAGAAAGGCGACGCGCTCGACCGTCTGCTTGCGCGTCAGATAGGTGCGCGGCACGAACATCAGGTCGCCCTGCCCCAGCCCCAGCCCGCTCCGGTGGACGAGCAGATCGCGGATCGTGATCTCGCGCGTGACCCACGGGTCGTTCATGCGGAACCACGGCATATGCTTGATGACCGGATCGTCCCACGCGATCTTGCCCTGATCGACGAGCACCGCCAGCGCGGCGGCGGTCATCGCCTTGCCGGTCGATCCCGTCTGAAAGATGGTTTCGGCGTCGACCGGCGCGCTCTCGCCCAGCTTGCGCACGCCCCAGCCGCGCGCCAGCGTCGTCCGGCCGTCCTCGACGATCGCGATCGACACGCCGACCGCGCCGATCTTCTGGCGCAGCGCCTCGACGCTGTCGCCGATGTCGGCGGGCGGCTCGGCCCAGGCGGGCACCGAAAGGGCGAGCATCAGCGATGCCGCCAGCAGACGCGCGGATTTCATGGTCGAACCTCCTGCATGGACGAGGGGCCCCGCTTGACGAGGCGATAGGTGCCGATCCCAAGCAGCGGGACGACGTAAACGGCCAGGAACAGCCAGGCGAGGATGCGGTATCCGCTCGCGATCAGGTCGACGAGCCCGACGCGCGCCGCGACGAACATGCAACCCGCCAGGATGGCCGCGCCGATCAGCGCGCGTCCCGCGGTGCCGGGCGCCGCGCGACCGCGCGCCTCGAACGCACCCGCGATCCGTTCGTTGATCGCATGGATCGCCCCCACCCCGCTTTCGAGCAGCGCGGTGAAGATCATCAGCTGGAACAGCAGGTGAAAGCCCGGCACCGCCATCTGCCGCAAAAGAAAGTCGGAGGGCAGCGTCTCGTCGCCGATGCCGGGATAAAAGGCCATCATCGCCACGAAGAACAGGATCGCGGGCAGCATGGTCAGCGGCCCGGCGATCGCGCCCGCGATCAACGCGTCGCGGCGGCTCGTCAGGTGGCGCAGCACCGGCAGCACGACGACCGCCCCGACGATGTTATAGCTCGCATAGGTGATGCCGCCCGCCATCCACCCGTCCGCCGGCGGTCCGGCCGCGGCGAAACCCGCGCCGATGCGGTCGCCAAAGCGGGTCAGCGCAAAGAAGAGGAACAGCGCATAGACCGCATAGATCAGCATCGAGGCATATTTGAACAGGCGCTCGACCCCCGCTTCGCCGAACGCGGTCGCGAACAGGATCGCGGCGGCCAGCACGACCGCTCCCATCAGTTCGGGCCAGCCGAAGGTCGCCGCGCCGATCGCGCCGGCGGCGGCGCCGAACACCGCGAGGATCAGCACGACGAAGATCAGATAGGCCGCCTCGAACAGCACCCAGCCGGGGCCGAGCAATTGCTGAAAGAAGCTGCGATAGTCATAGGCGTGCAATTGCCGCGCGAGCGCGAAGGTCAGCGCCGCGACGACGCTCCAGATCAGCGTCGCGAGCAGCATCCCGGCAAGCCCGCCCCACGGTCCGGCCGGCACGAAATATTCGGCCAGTTCGCGGCCCGTCGCATAGCCGCCGCCGATGATGACCGCCTTCAGCGCGAAACCAGGCAGCAGAAAGCGCTGAAACCAGCTCCCTCCGCTGCCCGCCTCGCCCACCATCACGCGAGACAGTTTTCGACGAGCGCCGCGAACGCCGCGCCGCCGCGGATCGGATCGGCGACCGGCAGGCCCAGCCGTGCCGCCTCCGCCGCCATCAGCGCCGCGGCCGCATCGGCATCATAGCCCGAGGTGTTGAGGCTGACGCCGCCGCAGCGGATCGCGGGATTGGTCCGGCCGCCGAGCCGGATCGTCAGGTCGATCACCTCCTCGATGCTCGGCAGGGCGAAGCTTTCCATTCCCAGAATGACCGTGCGCGTCGGATCGTGGCAGACGACGAATACGTCTGGCTGGCTGCCGTGGAGCAGGCCGAGCGATACCGCGGCATAGGCGGGGTTGAAGATCGACCCCTGCCCCTCGATCAGATCCCAGTGATCGGCAGGCGCGTCGGGGCTCAGCATTTCGGCGGCGCCCGCTTCGAAATCCGACACCACCGCATCCATCGGCATCCCGCCGCCCGCGATCATGATCCCCGTCTGCCCGGTGGCACGGAAATCGGCGTCGATCCCGCGCTCGGCAAAGGCGCGGTGCAGCGCCAGCGCGGTATATTTCTTGCCCAAGGCACAATCGGTGCCGACGGTCAGCAGCCGCTTGCCGCTGCGCTTGCGGCCGTTGCCGATCGGAATCGAAGGCGGCGGGGTGCGAACGTCGATCAGCCGCTGGCCGGTGCGCCGCGCCGCATCGGCGAGCGCGGGGATGCTCGTCAGCCGGACGTGAAGCCCGCTCACGATGTCGAGCCCCGCCTCCATCGCCTCGACGAGCACCGCGACCCAGCTGTCGCCGATAATGCCCCCCTGATTGGCGACGCCGATGACCAGCGAACGCGCTCCCGCCGCCCGCGCCTCTGCCGGCGACAGGTGCGGCAGGCCGGTGGTGACGGTGCAGCCGCCGATCCCCCATTCGCCGACGCAGCGGTCGGCGGCCCAGTCGGCAAGGCCAAAGGCGGTCTTGGCATAGCCCGCCTCAGTCGTGTCGCCCAGAAAGAGCAGATAGGGCTGCGGGAGGGTGAGCTGGCTGTCCAGCCGGCCCGTCGGCGCGTTCATCGCTGTCACTCCGCTTTCGTTCAAAAGGCCATGTCGATCGCGACGCCGATCGTGCGCGGCTGCAACGGCGAGATCGACAGGAAGCTCGGCTGGTTCAGCCCGTCCGCCATCGTCGAGCGCGCCATCTCGCCCTTGTTGTCGAACAGGTTACGCGCGTAGGCGCGCAGCGTCCAATGGCCGTCCCACGTCACCGACGCATTGAGGTCGACCGAGGTATACGGCTCGGCGCGCGCGGTCAGAGGATCGCTTTCGACCAGCGACAAGCGGCTGCTCGCGTGGCGGATGCCGGCGCCGAGGCTGCCCTTGGCGCTGCCGCCCAGCTCAAAGTCGTAGTCGGCGCGGAGCGCGCCGCTGAACTTCGGCACCGCTGGCAAACGGTCGCCCTTCGCTCCGCTGATTTCGGGAACATCCTCGCTCAGCGAGGCGTCGGTGTAGCTGCCGGTCGCGCTGATCGTCAGGCCCGGCGCCGGGCGAAAGGCGATGCTGCCCTCGAAACCCTTGCTCGTCGCCTTGCCGCCGTTGGCCCCGCCATTGACCCCGCCGAACGAGCGGACGACCTGAATGTCGGTCCAGTCCATCCAGAAGGCGGCGACATCGACCGTCACCATCCGGTCGGCCAGATCGGCCTTCAGTCCGACCTCATAGTTGGTCATGCGGTCGGCGGATACCGTCGGGGGCACATTGGGAACGATGACGTTCGGGCCGCCCGGACGGTAGCCGGTGGCGACGCGGCCGTAGAGCATTGCGTCCTTGTTTATGTGAAATTGCGGGCTGACCGAAAAGGTCCAGACGCTCTCTGCAGAGCTTCCCGGATCGTCGGCCTGGGGCACGATCGCGCCCGAGCTAATCTGGCGGAACGTCTGCTTGTTGCGCGCCCAGCGTAGCCCGCCGGTCACGTCGAACTGCTCGGCGAGCTTCAGCGTCGCATTGCCGAAGATCGCATATTCCTTGTAGGTCGCGGGCAGCCCGACGATCGCCAGCGGATCGAGCCCGGCGATCGGATCGCCGTTCATGTCATAGGACCGCACAAGCTGCGCGTTGCTCGTCTTCTCGTCGGTGAAAAAGCCGCCGATCATCCATTCGAACCGCCCGCCGCTTGGCGAGGTCAGCCGGACTTCCTGCGTCCACTTCTTGAGCCCGAGGTCGAGGTAAAACGGCGTGATGCCCGGATCGACCGCGCCATCCGTAAGCAGCGGAAAGAGTACGCCGAAAGCATAGCTCGCATCCTGCACCTGACGGCTCTTCGTCTTGCTGTAGGTGGTCGCAGAGGTCAGCGTTGCCGCGCCGAAATCATAATCGACCGTCGCCGAATAATAATCGAGCGAAATATCATAGGATTCGGGGACATAATTGTTGAACGAATGGCCGTTGCCGAGCCGGTTGCCCGCAAGATCCGCGGCATAGAGGCCGTTGCCGTCCGAATTGAGCGACTGCCAAATGCCCGCCAGCTTGACGCTCAATTGCGGCGTTGGTTGCCAGAGCAACGCCGCGCGGCCGCCGCGCTGTTCGAAATCATTCTGATCGGTCAGCCCGGAATTATTGACGCTGTCGACCCAGCCCGGGCTCCTGCGCCAGGCGAAACTGCCGCTGATCGCCAGCGTGTCCTGCGCGATCGGGACGTTGACATAGGCTTGCGCGCCCCAGCCGAGACCACCTGCATCCTTGATCGAAAAGCCCTCGAGCCCGGCGCGCACGCGGAATTCATGCGTGTCGGGTTGCACCGTGACATATTTGACAAGGCCGCCGATCGAGCTCGCACCATACAGAGTGCCCTGCGGACCCTTCAGCACTTCGACGCGATCGAGGTCATAGGGCATCAGGTCGATCGTGAAGGCTCCCGCGCGATTGTAGATCGCGCTCGATCCGACCGGCGCATCGTCGAGATAGATGCCGACCGTCTGCGCGGCGCTCAGCGGTGCGACGCCGCGCAGCGTGATCGTCGTCTGCCCCGGCGTGCCGCCGTTGCTCACGTTCATGCCGGGAACATAGCCGGCATAATCGACGAGCGAGGCCGAACCCTGCTGCTGGATATCCTCACCGCCGACCACGCTGATCGAAATCGGCACGTCCTGCACGTTCTGCACGCGCTTCTGGGCGGTGACGACGATCTCGCCGCTATATTCCGCGCCGCCCGCTTCCTGCGCCTGCACCGGCATCGCCACCGCGAGCGCCGCGATGCTGCTTGCAATCCAAAGACCCTGTTTCATCGCCTTACCCCCACACTTGCGCGAGCAGGCGGCGGAAATTGCCCCCCAGCACCGCGCGGATGTTATCGTCCGAATAGCCGCGACGGATCAGTTCCTCGGTCAGGTCGAAGACCTTGAGCGGGTGGTCGAAACCGTCGATGTCGATCTTGTCGCGAAAGGCATAGCTGTCCTTGTAGCTTGCCTTCAGCGCCGCATATTCCGCCGGCGCCATGTCGTCATAGCCGTTGAGGTCGGCGTCGGACCCGATGCCGACATGCTCGATCCCGACCAGCTTGGCGACATGGTCGATATGATCGGCCATATGGCCGACATTGGTGGGGTCGCTCGCGCGGACGAACATCCGCACTCCGGTGATCCCCATAACCCCACCCTTGGCGGCGAGCGCCTTGATTGCCTCGTCGGTCTTGACCCGCGGATGGTCGACCAGCGCGCGCGC
It encodes:
- a CDS encoding serine hydrolase; its protein translation is MKSARLLAASLMLALSVPAWAEPPADIGDSVEALRQKIGAVGVSIAIVEDGRTTLARGWGVRKLGESAPVDAETIFQTGSTGKAMTAAALAVLVDQGKIAWDDPVIKHMPWFRMNDPWVTREITIRDLLVHRSGLGLGQGDLMFVPRTYLTRKQTVERVAFLKPKTSFRSAYAYDNILYAVAGQLIEEVTGQRWEDFIREHVLRAGGMKNATSDSEDRFRIPNRSWPHARLSGALRGLGPQQALDERDELGRNGAPAGGLALSADDMAAWLKIQLAHGALPGGGRLFSEEQAKQMWTPVTPMPITELPDSLKPAQPMQQAYALGWQVQDYRGHRIIQHSGGVFGSITRVVMIPDKNVGFAIMMNSEDSGMILGLTYELLDHYLGAPDYGWTTKWQDWFEARLAGGVDYLKQAKASPAKVGPSLKPAGYAGRYRDPWYGDVVIADGAKGLTIDFTSTPRMAGRLKHWQYDSFVTEFDDPAIEPAYVTFALDADGKVTGVTMKPVSMIADFSWDYQDLDLKPVEDKK
- a CDS encoding YkvI family membrane protein, with protein sequence MVGEAGSGGSWFQRFLLPGFALKAVIIGGGYATGRELAEYFVPAGPWGGLAGMLLATLIWSVVAALTFALARQLHAYDYRSFFQQLLGPGWVLFEAAYLIFVVLILAVFGAAAGAIGAATFGWPELMGAVVLAAAILFATAFGEAGVERLFKYASMLIYAVYALFLFFALTRFGDRIGAGFAAAGPPADGWMAGGITYASYNIVGAVVVLPVLRHLTSRRDALIAGAIAGPLTMLPAILFFVAMMAFYPGIGDETLPSDFLLRQMAVPGFHLLFQLMIFTALLESGVGAIHAINERIAGAFEARGRAAPGTAGRALIGAAILAGCMFVAARVGLVDLIASGYRILAWLFLAVYVVPLLGIGTYRLVKRGPSSMQEVRP
- a CDS encoding DUF1611 domain-containing protein, whose translation is MNAPTGRLDSQLTLPQPYLLFLGDTTEAGYAKTAFGLADWAADRCVGEWGIGGCTVTTGLPHLSPAEARAAGARSLVIGVANQGGIIGDSWVAVLVEAMEAGLDIVSGLHVRLTSIPALADAARRTGQRLIDVRTPPPSIPIGNGRKRSGKRLLTVGTDCALGKKYTALALHRAFAERGIDADFRATGQTGIMIAGGGMPMDAVVSDFEAGAAEMLSPDAPADHWDLIEGQGSIFNPAYAAVSLGLLHGSQPDVFVVCHDPTRTVILGMESFALPSIEEVIDLTIRLGGRTNPAIRCGGVSLNTSGYDADAAAALMAAEAARLGLPVADPIRGGAAFAALVENCLA
- a CDS encoding TonB-dependent receptor, which gives rise to MKQGLWIASSIAALAVAMPVQAQEAGGAEYSGEIVVTAQKRVQNVQDVPISISVVGGEDIQQQGSASLVDYAGYVPGMNVSNGGTPGQTTITLRGVAPLSAAQTVGIYLDDAPVGSSAIYNRAGAFTIDLMPYDLDRVEVLKGPQGTLYGASSIGGLVKYVTVQPDTHEFRVRAGLEGFSIKDAGGLGWGAQAYVNVPIAQDTLAISGSFAWRRSPGWVDSVNNSGLTDQNDFEQRGGRAALLWQPTPQLSVKLAGIWQSLNSDGNGLYAADLAGNRLGNGHSFNNYVPESYDISLDYYSATVDYDFGAATLTSATTYSKTKSRQVQDASYAFGVLFPLLTDGAVDPGITPFYLDLGLKKWTQEVRLTSPSGGRFEWMIGGFFTDEKTSNAQLVRSYDMNGDPIAGLDPLAIVGLPATYKEYAIFGNATLKLAEQFDVTGGLRWARNKQTFRQISSGAIVPQADDPGSSAESVWTFSVSPQFHINKDAMLYGRVATGYRPGGPNVIVPNVPPTVSADRMTNYEVGLKADLADRMVTVDVAAFWMDWTDIQVVRSFGGVNGGANGGKATSKGFEGSIAFRPAPGLTISATGSYTDASLSEDVPEISGAKGDRLPAVPKFSGALRADYDFELGGSAKGSLGAGIRHASSRLSLVESDPLTARAEPYTSVDLNASVTWDGHWTLRAYARNLFDNKGEMARSTMADGLNQPSFLSISPLQPRTIGVAIDMAF